A genomic region of Chaetodon auriga isolate fChaAug3 chromosome 11, fChaAug3.hap1, whole genome shotgun sequence contains the following coding sequences:
- the LOC143327808 gene encoding E3 SUMO-protein ligase ZBED1-like codes for MGVTCHYIGKNWNMVSHSLTTMPLEERHTAANIAEWIEEVIATFDIPAKKIKAVVHDNGANVVAAAKILEGRHGWASVRCAGHTLNLVVQSSLKFHQAISKCVAAARSLVEHFKKSELACTKLKDKQKQMGCKDNMLVQDVSTCWNSTYAMLSRLQEQRWPVTATLSDPAVTQRGKHYLDLKPEQWNLIEELNQVLELFESATVFLSEQQYVTLSALPHLVHKLKKNIQSPELETAPVSSFQTHATEQVTERWQGLLEFTPESPNITILAAALDPRFRKLKFLAAEEVVKVQSAVQAMALGAKQQVRHPTASEHGADSTAQDSPPAAHAKRTTSFLDSDSTTSDEEQDEEQQLLQAVHQEVFMYFGEHPLSKMENPLTWWEKNAARYPTLAELARSLLCIPATSTPSERLFSAAGNIVSKKRASLSPEHVDMLAFLHCNKVLL; via the exons ATGGGGGTGACATGCCACTATATTGGGAAGAACTGGAACATGGTGTCCCACTCCCTGACGACGATGCCCCTTGAGGAGAGACACACAGCTGCAAATATTGCAGAGTGGATTGAGGAGGTGATTGCCACATTTGACATTCCAGCAAAGAAAATCAAGGCTGTCGTCCACGACAACGGTGCCAATGTCGTAGCAGCAGCAAAGATTTTGGAAGGAAGACACGGATGGGCATCAGTGAGATGTGCAGGGCACACCCTCAACTTGGTTGTGCAAAGCTCACTGAAATTCCACCAGGCTATCTCcaagtgtgttgctgctgcgaGAAGCCTTGTCGAACACTTTAAAAAGAGTGAACTGGCATGCACCAAGTTGAAGGACAAGCAGAAACAAATGGGTTGCAAGGACAACATGCTGGTGCAAGATGTCTCCACATGCTGGAACAGCACTTATGCCATGTTGTCCAGGCTACAAGAACAGAGATGGCCAGTGACTGCCACACTCTCCGACCCAGCAGTGACCCAGAGAGGGAAACATTATCTGGACCTCAAACCTGAACAGTGGAATCTGATTGAGGAGCTGAACCAGGTCCTTGAGCTCTTTGAATCAGCCACAGTGTTTCTGAGTGAACAACAATATGTCACACTCTCTGCACTTCCACATCTTGTGCACAAACTTAAAAAGAACATACAGAGTCCAGAACTTGAGACTGCACCTGTGAGTTCATTCCAGACTCATGCAACAGAACAGGTCACAGAAAGATGGCAAGGACTACTTGAGTTTACTCCTGAATCTCCAAACATCACCATacttgctgctgctctggatcCCAGGTTTCGAAAACTGAAGTTCTTGGCTGCTGAGGAAGTAGTCAAGGTCCAAAGCGCAGTACAAGCCATGGCACTTGGAGCCAAACAGCAAGTGAGGCACCCCACTGCAAGTGAACATGGAgcagacagcacagcacaggaCTCCCCACCAGCAGCACATGCCAAGAGGACTACATCATTCCTTGACTCAGACTCCACCACCAGTGACGAAGAGCaagatgaggagcagcagttaCTCCAAGCTGTACATCAGGAG GTCTTCATGTATTTTGGAGAGCATCCCCTTTCCAAGATGGAGAATCCACTGACTTGGTGGGAAAAGAATGCAGCACGGTATCCAACATTGGCAGAGCTGGCAAGGTCCCTGCTGTGTATTCCAGCCACATCAACGCCATCAGAGcgcctgttttcagctgcaggtaACATTGTATCAAAGAAGAGGGCAAGCCTCAGCCCTGAGCATGTTGATATGCTTGCCTTCCTTCACTGCAATAAAGTGCTCCTTTAA